From one Trifolium pratense cultivar HEN17-A07 linkage group LG1, ARS_RC_1.1, whole genome shotgun sequence genomic stretch:
- the LOC123902607 gene encoding probable fructokinase-7: MAQFTPSGKSDDIASEGCNETSDLVVCFGELLIDFVPTEGGVSLAEAPAFKKAPGGAPANVAVGISKLGGSSAFIGKVGADEFGYMLADILKQNKVDISGMRYDSNARTALAFVTLRADGEREFLFFRNPSADMLLDKSELDRNLIVKAKIFHYGSISLIDEPCKSAHLDALRIAKESDCILSYDPNLRLALWPSAEAARDGIMSIWELADVIKISEEEITFLTGGDDPYDDDVVLNKLFHPHIKLLIVTEGSEGCRYYTKDFKGRVAGVKAKPVDTTGAGDAFVSGFLYNLASDPSILENEEHLRKALYFANVCGAITVTERGAIPALPTKDAVLQFDAK, encoded by the exons ATGGCACAGTTTACCCCCTCAG GTAAATCTGATGATATTGCATCAGAAGGATGCAACGAAACAAGTGATCTGGTTGTTTGTTTTGGTGAACTGTTAATAGATTTCGTGCCAACGGAAGGTGGAGTGTCTCTAGCTGAAGCGCCTGCTTTCAAGAAAGCTCCTGGTGGTGCTCCTGCGAACGTGGCAGTTGGCATCTCTAAGTTGGGGGGTTCATCTGCATTTATAGGCAAG GTCGGAGCAGATGAATTTGGGTATATGTTGGCTGATATTTTAAAGCAAAATAAGGTCGATATATCTGGTATGCGGTATGATTCTAATGCAAGAACTGCATTGGCTTTTGTTACACTTAGAGCTGATGGCGAGCGCGAGTTCTTGTTTTTCCGAAATCCTAGTGCTGATATGCTTCTGGATAAGTCAGAGCTTGATCGAAACCTCATTGTGAAG GCTAAAATATTCCATTATGGTTCCATCAGTTTGATTGACGAGCCATGCAAATCAGCTCATCTCGATGCTTTGAGAATTGCTAAAGAGTCTGATTGCATCCTCTCATATGATCCGAATTTGAGATTGGCACTATGGCCATCAGCTGAGGCTGCTCGGGATGGTATAATGAGCATATGGGAACTAGCCGATGTCATAAAG ATCAGTGAAGAAGAGATCACCTTTTTGACTGGTGGTGATGATccttatgatgatgatgttgtatTAAATAAGCTTTTTCACCCTCATATCAAGCTTCTAATTGTTACCGAAGGGTCAGAGGGTTGTAGATATTATACCAAG GATTTTAAGGGCAGAGTTGCAGGTGTCAAAGCTAAACCTGTTGACACAACTGGTGCTGGTGACGCCTTTGTTAGTGGGTTTCTGTACAACTTAGCTTCTGACCCAAGTATACTCGAG AACGAGGAGCATCTGCGAAAAGCGCTATATTTCGCCAATGTATGTGGTGCGATCACGGTGACAGAGAGAGGGGCAATTCCTGCACTACCTACAAAAGACGCCGTCCTGCAATTTGATGCAAAATAG
- the LOC123913015 gene encoding phosphoglucomutase, chloroplastic produces the protein MRRAGLHRQHGRNIGGSGFKGMVAKLSIAAVVLLICTLSLFFSSPVKPNVQSNFRSEIRLEELWSNADSDGWRPSSTPRTHWPPPPSKSNGYLRVRCNGGLNQQRTAISNAVLAARIMNATLVLPELDANSFWHDESGFHGIYDVEHFIRTLRFDVKIVESIPENEKNGKKKKIKAFQLRPPRDAPVSWYTTDALKKMKEHGAIYLTPFSHRLAEEIDNPEYQRLRCRVNYHALRFKPNIMKLSESIVEKLRAQGPFMSIHLRFEMDMLSFAGCFDIFTPEEQKILKKYREENFAPKELVYNVRRAIGKCPLTPEEVGLILRALGFDNSTRIYLAAGELFGGDRFMNPFRSLFPRLENHSSVDHSEELAENTRGLAGSAVDYMVCLLSDIFMPTYDGPSNFANNLLGHRLYYGFRTTIRPDRKALAPIFIDRENGRMAGFDEAVRKVMLKTNFGEPHQRVSPESFYTNSWPECFCQTSPKNPTDKCPPNDVLNVLHNELEKAATDTNSTNAYIRVLKNRSMSMAFCHRLDNFIISAFKPQNSYTHLSIQSSFNLPSHSSFKVQNFPFRVRYNPSIRATSSSSSTPTTIAEPNGIKINSIPTKPIEGQKTGTSGLRKKVKVFMEENYLANWIQALFNSLPPEDYKNGVLVLGGDGRYFNREAAQIIIKIAAGNGVGKILVGKEGILSTPAVSAVIRKRQASKTKSFFFSITFPANLFSSNFIKFQQANGGFIMSASHNPGGPEYDWGIKFNYSSGQPAPESITDKIYGNTLSISEIKIADIPDVDLSNVGVTKFGSFSVEVIDPVSDYLELLETVFDFQLIKGLISRPDFRFTFDAMHAVAGAYATPIFVDKLGASPDSISNGIPLEDFGHGHPDPNLTYAKDLVNIMYAENGPDFGAASDGDGDRNMILGSSFFVTPSDSVAVIAANAKEAIPYFKDSVKGLARSMPTSGALDRVAEKLNLPFFEVPTGWKFFGNLMDAGNLSICGEESFGTGSDHIREKDGIWAVLAWLSIIAHRNKDTKPGEKLVSVSDVVKEHWATYGRNFFSRYDYEECESEGANKMVEYLRERLSKSKAGDKYGSYVLQFADDFTYTDPVDGSVVSKQGVRFVFTDGSRIIYRLSGTGSAGATVRVYIEQFEPDVSKHDVDAQIALKPLIDLALSVSKLKDFTGREKPTVIT, from the exons ATGAGGAG AGCTGGACTTCACAGACAGCATGGAAGAAATATCGGAGGATCAGGATTCAAGGGAATGGTTGCGAAGTTATCAATTGCTGCTGTGGTACTCTTGATCTGTACGCTCTCGTTGTTCTTCTCTTCACCAGTAAAACCAAATGTTCAATCCAATTTTCGCTCAGAG ATCCGTTTAGAAGAACTTTGGAGCAATGCTGATTCCGATGGTTGGCGACCGTCATCTACTCCACGCACTCATTGGCCCC cTCCTCCGAGTAAGAGTAATGGCTATTTGCGTGTTCGATGTAATGGTGGACTAAATCAGCAGCGGACTGCG ATCTCTAATGCTGTTCTTGCTGCGCGTATCATGAATGCTACACTAGTGCTGCCTGAATTGGATGCAAACTCCTTTTGGCATGATGAAAG TGGTTTCCACGGTATCTATGATGTTGAGCACTTCATTCGGACACTGAGGTTTGATGTAAAGATTGTAGAAAGCATTCCGGAAAACGAGAAAAATggcaaaaagaagaaaataaaggcATTTCAG CTCCGCCCTCCTAGAGATGCTCCTGTCAGTTGGTATACTACCGATGCTCTCAAGAAAATGAAGGAACATGGTGCTATCTATCTTACTCCCTTTTCACACCGCTTAGCTGAAGAAATTGACAATCCTGAGTACCAAAGGTTGAGGTGTAGGGTTAACTATCACGCTTTAAGATTCAAGCCGAATATTATGAAGTTAAGTGAATCAATAGTTGAAAAGCTACGTGCACAAGGACCCTTCATGTCCATACATCTTCGGTTTGAGATGGATATGTTGTCATTTGCTGG ATGCTTTGATATATTTACACCTGAGGAGCAGAAGATTCTGAAGAAGTATCGAGAAGAAAATTTTGCACCTAAAGAACTGGTCTATAATGTAAGAAGAGCCATCGGAAAATGCCCATTGACTCCTGAGGAG GTTGGTCTTATTTTGCGGGCATTGGGTTTTGACAATTCTACAAGGATATATCTTGCAGCTGGTGAATTGTTTGGTGGGGATCGATTTATGAATCCATTTCGAAGTTTGTTCCCTAGACTTGAGAATCATTCTTCTGTTGATCACTCCGAAGAGCTTGCTGAGAACACTAGGGGATTGGCAGGTTCTGCTGTTGATTACATGGTCTGCCTTCTTTCTGACATTTTCATGCCAACCTATGATGGCCCAAGCAACTTTGCAAACAACCTCCTTGGACATCGCCTTTATTATGGTTTCCGGACTACGATCAGGCCTGATAGAAAAGCTCTTGCCCCCATCTTCATTGATAGGGAGAATGGACGAATGGCCGGTTTTGATGAAGCTGTTAGGAAAGTCATGCTTAAAACAAACTTTGGTGAACCTCATCAGCGTGTTTCTCCTGAGTCTTTCTATACTAATTCTTGGCCTGAATGCTTCTGCCAAACATCACCGAAGAACCCAACAGATAAATGTCCACCTAATGATGTTTTAAATGTTCTGCATAACGAATTGGAAAAGGCAGCTACAGACACAAATTCTACAAATGCT TACATTCGTGTGCTTAAAAACCGATCAATGTCAATGGCTTTCTGTCACAGACTCGACAACTTCATCATCTCTGCTTTTAAACCCCAAAATTCATATACCCATCTTTCAATTCAATCTTCTTTCAATCTCCCATCTCATTCTTCCTTCAAAGTTCAAAACTTTCCTTTCAGGGTTCGCTATAATCCATCTATCAGAGCCACTTCATCATCCTCTTCTACTCCTACAACCATTGCTGAACCTAATGGCATTAag ATTAATTCTATTCCTACCAAAcctattgaagggcaaaaaactGGTACAAGTGGGCTACGAAAAAAG GTGAAAGTGTTCATGGAAGAAAATTACCTTGCAAATTGGATTCAG GCACTGTTTAATTCATTGCCTCCGGAGGATTACAAAAATGGAGTCTTGGTGTTGGGAGGTGATGGTCGATACTTTAATCGAGAAGCTGCAcag ATAATAATCAAAATTGCTGCTGGAAACGGTGTCGGAAAAATTCTGGTCGGAAA GGAAGGGATATTATCAACACCAGCCGTTTCTGCTGTTATAAGGAAGAGGCAGGCAAGCAAAACgaaatcatttttctttagCATAACATTTCCAGCAAACttgttttcttctaattttattaaatttcaaCAGGCAAATGGTGGATTTATTATGAGTGCGAGCCATAATCCTGGCGGACCTGAATATGACTGGGGTATTAAG TTTAATTACAGTAGTGGACAACCTGCACCAGAATCCATCACTGACAAGATTTACGGAAACACCCTATCT ATTTCTGAGATAAAGATTGCTGATATTCCCGACGTTGACTTGTCAAATGTTGGAGTTACAAAATTCGGAAGCTTCAGCGTAGAAGTAATTGACCCAGTTTCTGATTATCTGGAGCTATTGGAG ACAGTATTTGATTTTCAGCTAATCAAAGGTCTTATTTCACGGCCAGATTTTAG gTTTACATTCGATGCCATGCATGCAGTTGCTGGTGCTTATGCAACACCCATCTTTGTTGATAAACTTGGTGCTAGTCCG GATTCAATTTCAAATGGAATACCTTTGGAAGATTTTGGACATGGTCATCCCGATCCTAATCTAAC ATATGCGAAGGATCTTGTTAACATTATGTATGCTGAAAATGGACCTGATTTCGGAGCTGCTAGTGATG GTGATGGAGATAGAAATATGATTTTAGGATCGAGTTTCTTCGTAACTCCTTCAGACTCTGTAGCAGTTATTGCAGCCAATGCAAAAGAAGCGATTCCATACTTCAAGGACAGTGTTAAG GGTCTTGCACGATCAATGCCAACAAGTGGTGCTCTAGATAGAGTTGCTGAAAAGTTGAACCTCCCTTTCTTCGAG GTTCCCACTGGTTGGAAATTTTTTGGGAATCTTATGGATGCTGGGAATCTGTCGATTTGCGGTGAAGAGAGTTTTGGAACAGGTTCCGACCACATTCGTGAGAAGGACGGAATCTG GGCTGTATTAGCTTGGCTTTCTATTATTGCTCACCGCAACAAAGACACGAAACCCGGGGAAAAATTGGTATCTGTATCTGATGTTGTGAAGGAGCACTGGGCAACCTACGGTAGAAATTTCTTTTCTAGATATGACTACGAG gaATGTGAATCTGAAGGCGCCAATAAGATGGTAGAGTATCTACGAGAGCGCTTGTCTAAGAGCAAGGCCGGTGATAAGTACG GAAGTTACGTCCTCCAATTTGCAGATGATTTTACATACACTGATCCT GTAGATGGAAGTGTGGTATCAAAACAAGGGGTTCGGTTTGTTTTTACGGATGGTTCAAGGATTATTTATCGTTTATCA GGAACGGGTTCTGCTGGTGCAACTGTTAGAGTGTATATTGAACAGTTTGAACCAGATGTTTCTAAACACGACGTTGATGCTCAAATTGCCTTGAAACCATTAATAG ATTTAGCACTATCGGTTTCGAAGCTCAAAGACTTCACAGGGAGAGAGAAGCCTACAGTCATCACTTAA
- the LOC123913007 gene encoding uncharacterized protein LOC123913007 has protein sequence MATNTTPSTIDLEETKHHNNQLLDGIAYQQHALEASLAASNQNFHDQIDKINQKQKNMEEKVDSLSTLLHKIDAKLESLTVQSRSDLHSAGNSSSTPWVPPGFESFTTHTTHPINVTLPTPTQHTRTSLPTVTLNTPPPPPFPPPPFYNSQTQQLPQFAVQQFPPYPHSIQQNSSPQNSHTTPHQHYRSPKVELSHFDGTDPLEWLFQSEQFFSYYNIPCSNRLSMAAFYMKGEALGWYKWMFQNHQFSDWNSFSRALELRFGPSTYENHQAQLFKLRQHGSVAEYQAQFEKISNRILGLPPDAILNCFISGLNPEIRGELAIHRPTVISQAIGLAKLIESKIKDSKPKFNKPFSTNAITTNNTAHTPPKLQPNLPPHISQNHTAQNNSSNTNPTPKLPIRRITNAQRDERRAQGLCFHCDEKFIPGHKCKTPRFLLLIADEEENVDIEEPTTEAELETTVDTNEAFFQLSTQALTGQFSPQSLKFQGLLHGLIVTVLVDTGSTHNILQPRIASHLHIPTKTIPNFSVMVGNGSHLECSGFCPDVPITIQNNLFHIPFYLLPIEGADVVLGMEWLRTLGPLNADFSIPKISFKHHDTNITITGDSKNLPTPSTYHHICHLAHTDSIAAIHLLTFQPTSDTELPPHNKAKESLDSLLTTLPTPIQQILQLYPNVFQPPHGLPPPRPHDHKIPIQPQTAPINVKPYRYPHSQKEAMTTIIHDMLKEGIIKPSTSPYSSPVLLVRKKDGTWRFCVDYRALNAVTVRDRFPIPTIDELFDELGSASIFSKIDLRSGYHQIRVVQEDTHKTAFRTFDGHYEFLVMPFGLTNAPSTFQSAMNDLLRPYLRRFVLVFFDDILIYSRCLNDHLYHLRLILDLLSSNQFFAKFSKCAFAVENVDYLGHAISSNGVTPDPEKIQAILDWPRPRSLTTLRGFLGLTGFYRRFVRHYASLAAPLTDLLRSTKFVWNTDTELAFTTLKKKMTETPVLVLPNFSKTFIVETDASAVAIGAVLSQEGHPLAFFSKKMCPRMQAASVYVREMYAITEAVKKWRQYLIGRHFHIFTDQKSLKNLLVQTIQTPEQQKWASKLQGFSFEIFYKPGKANQVADALSRRHTEEEAVLFSISSPVPTILNNLREFYMKDKAGQTLVQQVETDTQMQQSFRLKDGLLYFKDKIYLPDIPDLRKTILREYHCTPTAGHSGVQPTLARISASFLWPGIYKDVTQLVQTCATCQQNKYMPKKKQGLLQPLDIPKQVWEDLSMDFITHLPQSFGHTVIWVICDRLTKFVHFIALPTKFTAPALASRFSVEVCRLHGIPKSIVSDRDPVFLSSFWKELFHLQGTTLKYSSAYHPQTDGQTEVVNRSLEAYLRCFTSENPRQWYKYLHLAEFWHNTAFHSAIKMTPFEALYGRKPPSLLDYVSGQTNIRDLDTTLQQRQAILDTLKTNLQRSRQQMEIQANKSRTDCTFNCGDLVLLKLQPYRQTSVQRRVSQKLSKRFYGPFPVLRRIGAVAYELDLPASSRIHPVVHVSQLRAYKGDDPRSHFTPIPADMRGKNILEGTEVEDTSEELEKFREKLSQSTFNEGEKYNNNSVSASEPSNLTKTISHLSSPIPENSLAIRTPLDGSPALIKSTRPLDPSVITEKQLKPLFMGPTRASCITPSRVEDSQRVEIFTQNELATIPHSHNAWDFKSSFSANTPSQVALPKAHASPHDLLPKETKPMDENTSAKAITPLDLPPNSMNKYGSQLDSNNNLEDKVLFETGGNDSGLDSRPKRTIRKPFWTQDFVLK, from the coding sequence ATGGCCACAAACACTACCCCTTCTACCATCGACCTTGAAGAAACCAAACATCACAACAACCAGCTGCTTGACGGTATTGCATACCAGCAACACGCCTTGGAAGCATCTTTAGCCGCCTCAAATCAGAATTTCCATGACCAGATCGACAAGATAAATCAGAAGCAGAAAAATATGGAAGAAAAAGTTGATTCTCTCAGCACCCTCCTCCATAAAATTGATGCTAAATTGGAATCTCTCACTGTACAATCAAGGTCAGATCTGCATTCTGCAGGTAATTCTTCTTCCACCCCATGGGTTCCTCCTGGTTTTGAATCTTTTACTACTCATACTACTCACCCTATTAACGTGACCCTGCCCACACCAACACAACACACCAGAACTAGCCTACCTACTGTAACCCTAAACACACCTCCCCCACCACCATTCCCACCCCCACCATTCTACAACAGCCAAACACAACAACTACCCCAATTTGCTGTTCAACAATTCCCACCATACCCCCACTCTATACAACAAAACAGTTCCCCACAAAATTCTCACACCACTCCCCACCAACACTATCGATCACCTAAAGTGGAATTAAGCCATTTCGATGGAACTGACCCATTAGAATGGTTGTTTCAATCTGAACAATTTTTCTCTTATTATAATATACCATGTTCAAATCGTTTATCTATGGCTGCTTTTTATATGAAAGGCGAAGCATTAGGGTGGTATAAATGGATGTTTCAAAATCATCAATTTTCTGATTGGAATTCATTTTCAAGAGCATTGGAATTAAGATTTGGTCCCTCTACCTATGAAAATCATCAAGCTCAATTATTTAAACTTAGACAGCATGGATCTGTTGCTGAATATCAAGCCCAATTTGAGAAAATTAGTAATCGGATTTTGGGGTTACCACCAGATGCCATTCTAAACTGTTTTATATCTGGTTTGAATCCAGAAATTCGTGGCGAACTTGCAATCCACCGCCCTACTGTTATTTCCCAAGCAATTGGATTAGCCAAACTAATTGAATCCAAAATCAAAGACTCAAAGCCCAAATTTAATAAACCATTTTCAACCAATGCTATCACCACCAACAACACAGCTCATACCCCTCCTAAACTACAACCAAACCTACCACCACATATATCCCAAAACCACACTGCCCAAAATAATTCCTCCAACACAAATCCCACACCAAAACTGCCAATTCGACGGATCACAAATGCCCAAAGAGACGAGAGACGAGCTCAAGGCTTATGTTTCCATTGTGATGAGAAATTTATACCGGGACACAAATGCAAAACACCGCGATTTCTATTACTTATAGCTGATGAAGAAGAGAATGTGGATATTGAGGAACCAACTACTGAAGCTGAACTGGAAACTACAGTTGACACTAATGAGGCTTTTTTTCAACTATCCACCCAAGCCCTCACTGGACAGTTTTCACCCCAATCATTGAAATTTCAAGGACTCTTACATGGACTAATTGTTACTGTTTTAGTGGATACTGGCAGCACCCACAACATTCTCCAACCCCGCATTGCATCGCACCTTCATATCCCCACAAAAACTATACCAAACTTTTCCGTCATGGTTGGTAATGGCTCTCACTTAGAATGTTCAGGATTCTGCCCAGATGTTCCTATTACCATCCAAAACAACTTATTTCATATTCCCTTTTACCTATTGCCCATTGAGGGCGCAGATGTGGTCTTGGGAATGGAATGGTTGAGAACCCTTGGACCCCTCAATGCAGATTTCTCTATCCCAAAAATATCTTTCAAACACCATGACACCAACATCACAATAACCGGTGACTCAAAGAATTTACCCACCCCATCCACATACCACCACATATGTCATCTAGCACATACAGACTCAATTGCTGCCATTCATTTGCTTACATTTCAACCCACAAGTGACACAGAACTCCCACCCCACAATAAAGCCAAAGAAAGCCTAGACTCTCTTCTCACAACACTCCCAACCCCAATCCAGCAAATCTTACAACTATACCCAAATGTATTTCAGCCACCACATGGCCTACCCCCACCAAGGCCACATGATCACAAAATACCAATTCAACCACAAACTGCCCCAATAAACGTCAAACCATACCGATACCCTCATTCCCAAAAAGAAGCAATGACAACCATCATTCATGATATGCTCAAAGAAGGAATCATAAAGCCCAGCACCAGCCCGTATTCATCTCCTGTCCTACTTGTGCGCAAAAAAGATGGCACATGGCGTTTTTGTGTGGATTATCGAGCTCTAAACGCCGTTACTGTTCGGGACAGATTTCCTATCCCAACCATTGACGAGCTCTTTGATGAGTTAGGTTCTGCATCAATTTTCTCTAAGATTGACCTTCGGTCAGGCTATCACCAAATTAGGGTCGTGCAAGAAGACACTCACAAAACAGCCTTCAGAACATTTGATGGACACTATGAGTTTTTAGTTATGCCATTTGGTCTTACTAATGCTCCTAGTACTTTTCAATCTGCCATGAATGATCTACTTCGCCCTTATCTAAGACGGtttgttttagttttctttGATGATATTTTAATCTACAGTCGTTGTCTAAATGATCATTTATACCATTTACGATtgattttagatttattgtcatcaaatcaattttttgcaaaattttccAAGTGTGCCTTTGCAGTAGAAAATGTTGACTATTTAGGTCATGCTATTTCATCTAATGGTGTGACCCCAGATCCAGAAAAGATTCAAGCTATCCTAGACTGGCCTAGGCCGCGTTCTCTCACGACACTCAGGGGTTTCTTAGGCCTCACCGGCTTTTATAGACGATTTGTTCGACATTACGCCTCACTCGCCGCTCCACTCACTGATTTATTACGTTCCACTAAATTTGTTTGGAATACAGATACAGAGCTAGCTTTTAcaactttaaagaaaaaaatgacagAAACTCCTGTGCTGGTCTTGCCAAACTTCTCCAAAACTTTCATTGTGGAAACTGATGCCTCCGCGGTAGCAATAGGTGCTGTTTTATCTCAGGAGGGCCACCCACTGGCATTCTTCAGCAAGAAAATGTGCCCGCGTATGCAAGCTGCATCTGTGTATGTCCGCGAAATGTATGCCATTACCGAAGCTGTAAAAAAATGGCGTCAGTATCTGATTGGTCGACACTTTCATATATTTACAGATCAGAAGAGCTTAAAGAATTTGTTGGTCCAAACCATACAAACTCCAGAACAACAAAAATGGGCCTCCAAATTACAAGGATTTAGTTTCGAGATATTTTACAAACCTGGGAAGGCTAATCAAGTGGCTGATGCTCTCAGTCGTCGACACACAGAAGAGGAAGCGGTCTTGTTCTCCATCTCATCACCCGTACCAACTATCCTCAACAATCTTCGGGAGTTTTATATGAAAGACAAAGCAGGGCAAACATTAGTGCAACAAGTTGAAACAGACACACAAATGCAACAAAGTTTCAGGCTTAAAGATGGGTTACTTTACttcaaagataaaatttatttaccTGATATTCCAGATCTGCGTAAAACTATCCTCCGTGAGTATCATTGTACCCCAACAGCTGGCCACTCTGGAGTTCAGCCAACTTTAGCCAGAATATCTGCTTCTTTTCTTTGGCCAGGAATATACAAAGATGTGACCCAGTTAGTTCAAACTTGTGCGACATGCCAGCAAAACAAGTACATGCCAAAGAAAAAACAAGGGTTATTACAGCCACTTGATATACCCAAACAGGTATGGGAAGACTTGTCTATGGACTTTATTACACACTTACCCCAGTCATTTGGACATACAGTCATTTGGGTGATTTGCGACCGTCTCACAAAATTTGTTCACTTCATCGCTCTCCCAACAAAATTTACAGCACCAGCTCTTGCTTCACGTTTTTCGGTCGAGGTGTGTCGCCTTCATGGTATCCCAAAATCCATTGTATCTGACCGAGATCCAGTCTTTCTTAGTAGTTTTTGGAAGGAGCTTTTTCACCTACAAGGCACAACATTAAAATATAGCTCAGCTTACCATCCACAAACTGACGGTCAAACTGAGGTTGTGAATAGAAGTTTGGAAGCTTACCTGAGATGCTTCACCAGCGAAAACCCTCGACAGTGGTATAAATACTTGCACCTCGCTGAGTTCTGGCACAACACAGCTTTCCACTCAGCCATCAAAATGACGCCTTTTGAAGCATTGTATGGTCGCAAACCACCATCTCTGCTGGACTACGTCAGCGGACAGACTAATATCAGAGATCTGGACACTACTCTGCAGCAACGACAAGCAATACTTGATACTTTGAAGACCAACTTACAAAGAAGCAGACAACAAATGGAGATTCAAGCAAACAAGTCAAGAACAGATTGTACCTTTAACTGTGGTGATTTGGTCTTACTTAAGCTTCAACCTTATCGACAAACATCGGTGCAGCGTCGCGTTTCACAGAAACTGTCAAAGAGGTTTTATGGACCCTTTCCAGTGCTCCGTCGTATAGGCGCTGTAGCCTATGAACTAGACCTTCCAGCATCATCTCGAATTCATCCGGTAGTTCATGTCTCTCAGTTACGGGCTTACAAGGGTGATGACCCACGCTCGCATTTTACTCCTATTCCTGCTGATATGAGAGGTAAAAATATTTTGGAAGGAACAGAAGTAGAAGATACGTCTGAAGAACTTGAGAAATTTAGAGAGAAACTCTCTCAAAGTACTTTCAATGAAGGAGAGAAGTACAATAACAACTCTGTTTCTGCGAGTGAACCTTCCAACTTAACTAAGACAATATCTCATTTATCTTCTCCTATTCCCGAAAATTCGCTGGCTATTCGTACACCGTTGGATGGTTCACCAGCTTTAATTAAGTCCACAAGACCATTGGATCCTTCTGTGATAACTGAAAAGCAATTAAAGCCACTATTTATGGGACCCACGCGTGCAAGCTGTATCACTCCTTCCCGTGTCGAAGATTCCCAACGGGTAGAAATTTTCACTCAAAATGAGCTGGCTACTATTCCCCATAGTCACAATGCGTGGGACTTTAAGTCCTCTTTCTCTGCCAACACGCCTTCCCAAGTAGCTCTTCCCAAGGCACATGCATCACCACATGATCTTCTCCCTAAAGAAACAAAACCAATGGATGAAAACACATCAGCAAAGGCCATTACTCCATTGGATCTACCTCCCAACTCAATGAACAAATATGGATCACAATTGGACTCTAAcaacaaccttgaggacaaggttctCTTTGAAACGGGCGGCAATGATAGCGGGCTGGATTCCAGGCCCAAAAGAACTATTAGGAAACCTTTTTGGACACAAGATTTTGTTCTTAAATAA
- the LOC123884844 gene encoding MADS-box transcription factor 17-like: protein MFPYQDITPKKVTNIYLYILRSFSAVEAREREREREKKESRMGRGKVVLERIQNKINRQVTFSKRRSGLLKKAFELSVLCDAEVALIIFSSLGKLFQYSTTDLNKIIEKYRQCCFNNMSENNDLGEQESQSLHQELLMLRVKHESLARTQRIFLGEELNALGIKDLQSIEKQLERTLAQARKHQMQKMMARVDQLREEVHKVEEVNKQLKSQKRGISTNICDNSTNSTISSNNNIIANLLDAQANQFDYGTTSRFGHQQGASKDQASIDIDRGQSSHNKNNGWMHI, encoded by the exons ATGTTTCCCTATCAGGATATAACGCCGAAAAAGGTAaccaatatatatttatatatacttcGGTCGTTTTCTGCAGTTGAAgccagagagagagagagagagagagaaaaaaaagaatctAGGATGGGAAGAGGGAAGGTGGTTCTTGAGAGAATACAGAACAAAATCAACAGACAAGTAACATTCTCAAAGAGAAGGAGTGGTTTGCTGAAGAAAGCATTCGAACTTTCTGTGTTATGTGATGCTGAAGTTGCTCTTATCATCTTTTCCAGCCTTGGCAAGCTTTTTCAATACAGTACCACTGA CTTGAACAAAATCATTGAGAAGTATCGACAATGTTGCTTTAATAATATGTCTGAGAATAACGACTTGGGAGAACAAGAGTCACAG AGCTTACACCAGGAGCTTTTGATGCTAAGAGTCAAGCATGAATCTCTAGCTCGGACTCAAAG gaTATTTTTGGGAGAAGAACTCAATGCACTTGGCATAAAAGATTTGCAGAGTATAGAGAAACAACTGGAGAGAACACTTGCACAAGCTCGAAAGCACCAA aTGCAAAAGATGATGGCAAGAGTTGATCAATTACGTGAGGAG GTGCACAAGGTGGAGGAGGTCAACAAACAATTAAAATCCCAG AAAAGAGGTATAAGCACCAATATTTGTGACAATTCGACTAATTCGACCATCTCCAGTAATAACAATATCATCGCCAATTTACTTGATGCACAAGCCAATCAGTTTGATTATGGAACAACAAG CCGGTTTGGGCACCAACAAGGTGCATCAAAAGACCAAGCGAGCATCGACATTGATAGAGGACAAAGCAGTCACAACAAGAACAATGGATGGAtgcatatttga